Proteins encoded by one window of Dermochelys coriacea isolate rDerCor1 chromosome 13, rDerCor1.pri.v4, whole genome shotgun sequence:
- the LOC122456552 gene encoding proline-rich protein HaeIII subfamily 1-like, with amino-acid sequence MASSATASASARSPERPRRRQRAAERLPRGSRPARPPGRRREGGPQQAEGPDSQLGAGAGGEHARPSGASHGAERTPRPTALSPERGAHARPRVPALTCHLSSVTSHPTLPAPCPPEATHRPRPASPRPPLGPPFADAPLCPSHWPPPMSLNASRTDMHRAGLGRERAPPARSGYCAVS; translated from the coding sequence ATGGCTTCGAGCGCCACCGCCTCGGCCAGCGCGCGAAGCCCAGAGCGACCGCGCCGCCGTCAGCGAGCGGCTGAGCGGCTCCCGAGGGGCTCCAGGCCCGCGCGGCCGCCAGGCCGTCGCCGGGAGGGCGGCCCGCAGCAGGCTGAGGGGCCTGACTcccagctgggggcgggggccggcGGAGAGCACGCCAGGCCCAGCGGCGCCTCCCACGGAGCAGAGCGCACCCCCCGCCCAACGGCCCTTTCCCCCGAGCGCGGGGCCCACGCCCGGCCCCGAGTCCCCGCACTGACCTGCCACCTTTCCTCAGTCACCTCACACCCAACTCTtccggctccctgccccccagaggcaACCcaccggccccgccccgcctcgcCTCGCCCGCCATTGGGGCCGCCCTTCGCCGACGCACCCTTGTGCCCTTCCCATTGGCCGCCTCCTATGTCACTCAACGCCAGCCGGACCGACATGCACCGCGCCGGCCTGGGTAGAGAGCGAGCTCCCCCCGCCCGCTCTGGCTATTGTGCTGTGTCATAA